In Bombyx mori chromosome 11, ASM3026992v2, one genomic interval encodes:
- the LOC101740082 gene encoding sericin 1 isoform X15 → MRFVLCCTLIALAALSVKAFGHHREEEELFDVVSYQKIEDGKPVIIMKVIPVEKSASQSSSSRSSQESASYSSSSSSSSPRPLSIWTGPGRDIPFFRRKYSGARSVPKPIPIPIQSKGSTERPQPTGHRSAEESSSSSSRAASSTDASSNTDSNSNSAGSSTSGGSSTYGYSSNSRDGSVSTTGSSSNTDSNSNSVGSRKSGGSSSHEDSSKSRDENVSTTGSSSNTDSNSNSAGSSTSGGSSTYGYSSNSRDGSVSSTGSSSNTDSNSNSAGSSTSGGSSTYGYSSNSRDGSVSSTGSSSNTDSNSNSVGSRKSGGSSSHEDSSKSRDETVSTTDSSSNTDSNSNSVETRKSGGSSSHEDSSKSRDENVSTTGSSSNTDSNSNSAGSSTSGGSSTYGYSSNSRDGSVSSTGSSSNTDSNSNSAGSSTSGGSSTYGYSSNSHDGSVSSTGSSSNTDSNSNSVGSRKSGGSSSHEDSSKSRDENVSTTGSSSNTDSNSNSAGSSTSGGSSTYGYSSNSRDGSVSSTGSSSYTDSNSNSAGSSTSGGSSTYGYSSNSHDGSVSSTGSSSNTDSNSNSVGSRKSGGSSSHEDSSKSRDENVSTTGSSSNTDSNSNSAGSSTSGGSSTYGYSSNSRDGSVSSTGSSSNTDSNSNSAGSSTSGGSSTYGYSSNSHDGSVSSTGSSSNTDSNSNSVESKKSGGSSSHEDSSKSRDGSVSSTGSSSNTDSNSNSAGSSTSGGSSTYGYSSNSRDGSVSSTGSSSNTDSNSNSAGSSTSGGSSTYGYSSNSHDGSVSSTGSSSNTDSISNSVGSRKSGGSSSHEDSSKSRDENVSTTGSSSNTDSNSNSAGSSTSGGSSTYGYSSNSRDGSVSSTGSSSYTDSNSNSAGSSTSGGSSTYGYSSNSHDGSVSSTGSSSNTDSNSNSVGSRKSGGSSSHEDSSKSRDENVSTTGSSSNTDSNSNSAGSSTSGGSSTYGYSSNSRDGSVSSTGSSSYTDSNSNSAGSSTSGGSSTYGYSSNSRDGSVSSTGSSSNTDSNSNSVGSRKSGGSSSHEDSSKSRDENVSTTGSSSNTDSNSNSAGSSTSGGSSTYGYSSNSRDGSVSSTGSSSNTDSNSNSAGSSTSGGSSTYGYSSNSRDGSVSSTGSSSYTDSNSNSAGSSTSGGSSTYGYSSNSRDESVSSTGSSSNTDSNSNSVGSRKSGGSSSHEDSSKSRDENVSTTGSSSNTDSNSNSAGSSTSGGSSTYGYSSNSRDGSVSSTGSSSNTDSNSNSAGSSTSGGSSTYGYSSNSHDGSVSSTGSSSNTDSNSNSVGSRKSGGSSSHEDSSKSRDGSVSSTGSSSNTDSNSNSAGSSTSGGSSTYGYSSNSRDGSVSSTGSSSYTDSNSNSAGSSTSGGSSTYGYSSNSHDGSVSSTGSSSNTDSNSNSVGSRKSDGSSSHEDSSKSRDENVSTTDSSSNTDSNSNSAGSSTSGGSSTYGYSSNSRDGSVSSTGSSSNTDSNSNSAGSSTSGGSSTYGYSSNSRDGSVSSTGSSSNTDSNSNSAGSSTSGGSSNYGYSSNSRDGGVSSTGSSSYTDSNSNSAGSSTSGGSSTYGYSSNSHDGSVSSTGSSSNTDSNSNSVGSRKSGGSSSHEDSSKSRDENVSTTGSSSNTDSNSNSAGSSTSGGSSTYGYSSNSRDGSVSSTGSSSNTDSNSNSAGSSTSGGSSTYGYSSNSRDGSVSSTGSSSYTDSNSNSAGSSTSGGSSTYGYSSNSRDESVSSTGSSSNTDSNSNSVGSRKSGGSSSHEDSSKSRDENVSTTGSSSNTDSNSNSAGSRTSGGSSTYGYSYNSRDGSVSSTGSSSNTDSNSNSAGSSTSGGSSTYGYSSNSRDESVSSTGSSSNTDSNSNSVGSRKSDGSSSHEDSSKSRDESVSTTGSSSNTDSNSSSAGSSTSGGSSTYGYSSNSGDGSVSSTGSSSNTESNSNSEGSRTSGGSSTYGYSSNSRDGSVSSTGSSSNTDSNSNSAGSSTSGGSSTYGYSSNSRDESVSSTGSSSNTDSNSNSVGSRKSDGSSSHEDSSKSRDENVSTTGSSSNTDSNSSSAGSSTSGGSSTYGYSSNSGDGSVSSTGSSSNTDSNSNSAGSSTSGGSSTYGYSSNSRDGSVSSTGSSSNTDSNSNSAGSSTSGGSSTYGYSSNSRDGSVSSTGSSSNTDSNSNSAGSSTSGSSNTHGASHGLASSGGSIASATSTPDILTIALSEDSSEVDIDLGNLGWWWNSDNKAQRAAGGATKSEASSSTQATTVSGADDSADSYTWWWNPRRSSSSSSSASSSSSGSNVGGSSQSSGSSTSGSNARGHLGTVSSTGSTSNTDSSSKSAGSRTSGGSSTYGYSSSHRGGSVSSTGSSSNTDSSTKNAGSSTSGGSSTYGYSSSHRGGSVSSTGSSSNTDSSTKNAGSSTSGGSSTYGYSSSHRGGSVSSTGSSSNTDSSTKSAGSSTSGGSSTYGYSSRHRGGRVSSTGSSSTTDASSNSVGSSTSGGSSTYGYSSNSRDGSVSSTGSSSNTDSNSNSAGSSTSGGSSTYGYSSNSRDGSVSSTGSSSNTDSNSNSAGSSTSGGSSTYGYSSNSRDGSVSSTGSSSNTDASTDLTGSSTSGGSSTYGYSSDSRDGSVSSTGSSSNTDASTDLAGSSTSGGSSTYGYSSDCGDGSVSSTGSSSNTDASTDLAGSSTSGGSSTYGYSSDSRDGSVSSTGSSSNTDASTDLAGSSTSGGSSTYGYSSNSRDGSVSSTGSSSNTDASTDLTGSSTSGGSSTYGYSSSNRDGSVLATGSSSNTDASTTEESTTSAGSSTEGYSSSSHDGSVTSTDGSSTSGGASSSSASTAKSDAASSEDGFWWWNRRKSGSGHKSATVQSSTTDKTSTDSASSTDSTSSTSGASTTTSGSSSTSGGSSTSDASSTSSSVSRSHRSGVNRLLHKPGQGKICLCFENIFDIPYHLRKNIGV, encoded by the exons GCGAAGAAGAGGAATTGTTCGATGTTGTATCTTACCAGAAAATTGAAGATGGCAAGCCTGTAATCATAATGAAAGTTATACCAGTCG AGAAATCCGCGTCCCAATCAAGTTCTTCGCGGTCATCTCAGGAGTCTGCAAGCTATAGCAGCAGCAGCAGTTCATCGA GTCCACGTCCACTCTCCATATGGACCGGTCCAGGCCGTGATATACCCTTCTTCAGAAGAAAATACTCAGGCGCTCGCTCTGTTCCTAagccaataccaataccaattcAATCAAAAGGTTCAACGGAACGACCACAGCCTACAGGGCACCGTTCAG CAGAAGAATCCTCATCCTCGAGCTCTAGGGCTGCTTCATCAACCGACGCTTCTAGCAACACTGATTCAAACTCAAACAGCGCGGGATCCAGTACATCCGGCGGTAGCAGCACTTATGGATACAGTTCCAACAGTCGTGATGGAAGTGTATCGACCACCGGCAGTTCCAGTAACACTGATTCGAATTCAAACAGCGTAGGATCCAGGAAATCCGGCGGTAGCAGCTCTCATGAAGACAGTTCCAAGAGTCGTGATGAAAATGTATCGACCACCGGCAGTTCCAGTAACACCGATTCAAACTCAAACAGCGCAGGATCCAGTACATCTGGCGGTAGCAGCACTTATGGATACAGTTCCAACAGTCGTGATGGAAGTGTATCATCCACCGGCAGTTCCAGTAACACCGATTCAAACTCAAACAGCGCAGGATCCAGTACTTCTGGCGGTAGCAGCACTTATGGATACAGCTCCAACAGTCGTGATGGAAGTGTATCATCCACCGGCAGTTCCAGTAACACTGATTCAAACTCAAACAGCGTAGGATCCAGGAAATCCGGCGGTAGCAGCTCTCATGAAGACAGTTCCAAGAGTCGTGATGAAACTGTATCGACCACCGACAGTTCCAGTAACACTGATTCAAATTCAAACAGCGTAGAAACCAGGAAATCCGGCGGTAGCAGCTCTCATGAAGACAGTTCCAAGAGTCGTGATGAAAATGTATCGACCACCGGCAGTTCCAGTAACACTGATTCAAACTCAAACAGCGCAGGATCCAGTACATCTGGCGGTAGCAGCACTTATGGATACAGCTCCAACAGTCGTGATGGAAGTGTATCATCCACCGGCAGTTCTAGTAACACTGATTCAAACTCAAACAGCGCCGGATCCAGTACATCGGGCGGTAGCAGCACTTATGGATACAGTTCCAACAGTCATGATGGAAGTGTATCATCTACCGGCAGTTCCAGTAACACTGATTCGAATTCAAACAGCGTAGGATCCAGGAAATCCGGCGGTAGCAGCTCTCATGAAGACAGTTCCAAGAGTCGTGATGAAAATGTATCGACCACCGGCAGTTCCAGTAACACTGATTCAAACTCAAACAGCGCAGGATCCAGTACATCTGGCGGTAGCAGCACTTATGGATACAGCTCCAACAGTCGTGATGGAAGTGTATCATCCACCGGCAGTTCCAGTTACACTGATTCAAACTCAAACAGCGCCGGATCCAGTACATCGGGCGGTAGCAGCACTTATGGATACAGTTCCAACAGTCATGATGGAAGTGTATCATCTACCGGCAGTTCCAGTAACACTGATTCGAATTCAAACAGCGTAGGATCCAGGAAATCCGGCGGTAGCAGCTCTCATGAAGACAGTTCCAAGAGTCGTGATGAAAATGTATCGACCACCGGCAGTTCCAGTAACACCGATTCAAACTCAAACAGCGCAGGATCCAGTACATCTGGCGGTAGCAGCACTTATGGATACAGCTCCAACAGTCGTGATGGAAGTGTATCATCCACCGGCAGTTCCAGTAACACTGATTCAAACTCAAACAGCGCCGGATCCAGTACATCGGGCGGTAGCAGCACTTATGGATACAGTTCCAACAGTCATGATGGAAGTGTATCATCTACCGGCAGTTCCAGTAACACTGATTCGAATTCAAACAGCGTAGAATCCAAGAAATCCGGCGGTAGCAGCTCTCATGAAGACAGTTCCAAGAGTCGTGATGGAAGTGTATCATCCACCGGCAGTTCCAGTAACACTGATTCAAACTCAAACAGTGCAGGATCCAGTACATCTGGCGGTAGCAGCACTTATGGATACAGCTCCAACAGTCGTGATGGAAGTGTATCATCCACCGGCAGTTCCAGTAACACTGATTCAAACTCAAACAGCGCCGGATCCAGTACATCGGGCGGTAGCAGCACTTATGGATACAGTTCCAACAGTCATGATGGAAGTGTATCATCTACCGGCAGTTCCAGTAACACTGATTCGATTTCAAACAGCGTAGGATCCAGGAAATCTGGCGGTAGCAGCTCTCATGAAGACAGTTCCAAGAGTCGTGATGAAAATGTATCGACCACCGGCAGTTCCAGTAACACCGATTCAAACTCAAACAGCGCAGGATCCAGTACATCTGGCGGTAGCAGCACTTATGGATACAGCTCCAACAGTCGTGATGGAAGTGTATCATCCACCGGCAGTTCCAGTTACACTGATTCAAACTCAAACAGCGCCGGATCCAGTACATCGGGCGGTAGCAGCACTTATGGATACAGTTCCAACAGTCATGATGGAAGTGTATCATCTACCGGCAGTTCTAGTAACACTGATTCGAATTCAAACAGCGTAGGATCCAGGAAATCCGGCGGTAGCAGCTCTCATGAAGACAGTTCCAAGAGTCGTGATGAAAATGTATCGACCACCGGCAGTTCCAGTAACACCGATTCAAACTCAAACAGCGCAGGATCCAGTACATCTGGCGGTAGCAGCACTTATGGATACAGCTCCAACAGTCGTGATGGAAGTGTATCATCCACCGGCAGTTCCAGTTACACTGATTCAAACTCAAACAGCGCCGGATCCAGTACATCGGGCGGTAGCAGCACTTATGGATACAGTTCCAACAGTCGTGATGGAAGTGTATCATCCACCGGCAGTTCCAGTAACACTGATTCGAATTCAAACAGCGTAGGATCCAGGAAATCCGGCGGTAGCAGCTCTCATGAAGACAGTTCCAAGAGTCGTGATGAAAATGTATCGACCACCGGCAGTTCCAGTAACACTGATTCAAACTCAAACAGCGCAGGATCCAGTACATCTGGCGGTAGCAGCACTTATGGATACAGTTCCAATAGTCGTGATGGAAGTGTATCATCCACCGGCAGTTCCAGTAACACTGATTCAAACTCAAACAGCGCGGGATCCAGTACATCCGGTGGTAGCAGCACTTATGGATACAGTTCCAACAGTCGTGATGGAAGTGTATCATCCACCGGCAGTTCCAGTTACACTGATTCAAACTCAAACAGCGCAGGATCCAGTACATCTGGTGGTAGCAGCACTTATGGATACAGTTCCAACAGTCGTGATGAAAGTGTATCATCCACCGGCAGTTCCAGTAACACTGATTCGAATTCAAACAGCGTAGGATCCAGGAAATCCGGCGGTAGCAGCTCTCATGAAGACAGTTCCAAGAGTCGTGATGAAAATGTATCGACCACCGGCAGTTCCAGTAACACCGATTCAAACTCAAACAGCGCAGGATCCAGTACATCTGGCGGTAGCAGCACTTATGGATACAGCTCCAACAGTCGTGATGGAAGCGTATCATCCACCGGCAGTTCCAGTAACACTGATTCAAACTCAAACAGCGCCGGATCCAGTACATCGGGCGGTAGCAGCACTTATGGATACAGTTCCAACAGTCATGATGGAAGTGTATCATCTACCGGCAGTTCCAGTAACACTGATTCGAATTCAAACAGCGTAGGTTCCAGGAAATCCGGCGGTAGCAGCTCTCATGAAGACAGTTCCAAGAGTCGTGATGGAAGTGTATCATCCACTGGCAGTTCCAGTAACACTGATTCAAACTCAAACAGCGCAGGATCCAGTACATCTGGCGGTAGCAGCACTTATGGATACAGCTCCAACAGTCGTGATGGAAGTGTATCATCCACCGGCAGTTCCAGTTACACTGATTCAAACTCAAACAGCGCAGGATCCAGTACATCGGGCGGTAGCAGCACTTATGGATACAGTTCCAACAGTCATGATGGAAGTGTATCATCTACCGGCAGTTCCAGTAACACTGATTCGAATTCAAACAGCGTAGGATCTAGGAAATCCGACGGTAGCAGCTCTCATGAAGACAGTTCCAAGAGTCGTGATGAAAATGTATCGACCACCGACAGTTCCAGTAACACCGATTCAAACTCAAACAGTGCAGGATCCAGTACATCCGGTGGTAGCAGCACTTATGGATACAGCTCCAACAGCCGTGATGGAAGTGTATCATCCACCGGCAGTTCCAGTAACACTGATTCAAACTCAAACAGCGCCGGATCCAGTACATCGGGCGGTAGCAGCACTTATGGATACAGTTCCAACAGTCGTGATGGAAGTGTATCATCCACCGGCAGTTCCAGTAACACTGATTCAAACTCAAACAGCGCGGGATCCAGTACATCCGGTGGTAGCAGCAATTATGGATACAGTTCCAACAGTCGTGATGGAGGTGTATCATCCACCGGCAGTTCCAGTTACACTGATTCAAACTCAAACAGCGCCGGATCCAGTACATCGGGCGGTAGCAGCACTTATGGATACAGTTCCAACAGTCATGATGGAAGTGTATCATCTACCGGCAGTTCCAGTAACACTGATTCGAATTCAAACAGCGTAGGTTCCAGGAAATCCGGCGGTAGCAGCTCTCATGAAGACAGTTCCAAGAGTCGTGATGAAAATGTATCGACCACCGGCAGTTCCAGTAACACTGATTCAAACTCAAACAGCGCAGGATCCAGTACATCTGGCGGTAGCAGCACTTATGGATACAGTTCCAATAGTCGTGATGGAAGTGTATCATCCACCGGCAGTTCCAGTAACACTGATTCAAACTCAAACAGCGCGGGATCCAGTACATCCGGTGGTAGCAGCACTTATGGATACAGTTCCAACAGTCGTGATGGAAGTGTATCATCCACCGGCAGTTCCAGTTACACTGATTCAAACTCAAACAGCGCAGGATCCAGTACATCTGGTGGTAGCAGCACTTATGGATACAGTTCCAACAGTCGTGATGAAAGTGTATCATCCACCGGCAGTTCCAGTAACACTGATTCGAATTCAAACAGCGTAGGATCCAGGAAATCCGGCGGTAGCAGCTCTCATGAAGACAGTTCCAAGAGTCGTGATGAAAATGTATCGACCACCGGCAGTTCCAGTAACACTGATTCAAACTCAAACAGCGCAGGATCCAGAACATCTGGCGGTAGCAGCACTTATggatatagttacaacagtcGTGATGGAAGTGTATCATCCACCGGCAGTTCCAGTAACACTGATTCAAACTCAAACAGCGCAGGATCCAGTACATCTGGTGGTAGCAGCACTTATGGATACAGTTCCAACAGTCGTGATGAAAGTGTATCATCCACCGGCAGTTCCAGTAACACTGATTCGAATTCAAACAGCGTAGGATCCAGGAAATCCGACGGTAGCAGCTCTCATGAAGACAGTTCCAAGAGTCGTGATGAAAGTGTATCGACCACCGGCAGTTCCAGTAACACTGATTCAAACTCAAGCAGCGCAGGATCCAGTACATCCGGTGGTAGCAGCACTTATGGATACAGCTCCAACAGTGGTGATGGAAGTGTATCATCCACCGGCAGTTCCAGTAACACTGAGTCAAACTCAAACAGCGAAGGATCCAGAACATCTGGCGGTAGCAGCACTTATGGATACAGTTCCAACAGTCGTGATGGAAGTGTATCATCCACCGGCAGTTCCAGTAACACTGATTCAAACTCAAACAGCGCAGGATCCAGTACATCTGGTGGTAGCAGCACTTATGGATACAGTTCCAACAGTCGTGATGAAAGTGTATCATCCACCGGCAGTTCCAGTAACACTGATTCGAATTCAAACAGCGTAGGATCCAGGAAATCCGACGGTAGCAGCTCTCATGAAGACAGTTCCAAGAGTCGTGATGAAAATGTATCGACCACCGGCAGTTCCAGTAACACTGATTCAAACTCAAGCAGCGCAGGATCCAGTACATCCGGTGGTAGCAGCACTTATGGATACAGCTCCAACAGTGGTGATGGAAGTGTATCATCCACCGGCAGTTCCAGTAACACTGATTCAAACTCAAACAGCGCAGGATCCAGTACATCTGGCGGTAGCAGCACTTATGGATACAGCTCCAACAGTCGTGATGGAAGTGTATCATCCACCGGCAGTTCCAGTAACACTGATTCAAACTCAAACAGCGCAGGATCCAGTACATCTGGCGGTAGCAGCACTTATGGATACAGCTCCAACAGTCGTGATGGAAGTGTATCATCCACCGGCAGTTCCAGTAACACTGATTCAAACTCAAACAGCGCAGGATCCAGTACATCTGGCAGTAGCAACACTCATGGTGCCAGCCATGGTTTGGCATCATCTGGCGGTAGTATAGCATCAGCAACTAGTACTCCTGACATACTTACCATAG CACTAAGTGAAGACTCTTCCGAGGTGGATATTGATCTTGGCAATTTAGGCTGGTGGTGGAATTCAGACAATAAGGCACAAAGAGCGGCAGGCGGCGCAACAAAGTCTGAAGCTTCATCATCCACTCAAG ctaCTACAGTCAGTGGCGCAGACGACAGTGCTGATTCTTACACCTGGTGGTGGAATCCTAGACGATCAAGCAGCTCCTCTTCATCAGCAAGTTCTAGCAGCTCTGGCTCCAATGTTGGTGGTTCCTCTCAATCCAGCGGTAGCAGCACTTCTGGAAGTAATGCCCGCGGTCATCTAGGAACCGTTTCGTCCACTGGCAGTACCAGTAACACCGATTCAAGCTCAAAAAGTGCAGGATCCCGTACATCCGGCGGTAGCAGCACTTATGGATATAGCTCCAGCCATCGTGGTGGAAGCGTATCATCCACCGGCAGTTCCAGCAACACTGATTCAAGCACAAAGAATGCAGGATCCAGTACATCCGGCGGTAGCAGCACTTATGGATATAGCTCCAGCCATCGTGGTGGAAGCGTATCATCCACCGGCAGTTCCAGCAACACTGATTCAAGCACAAAGAATGCAGGATCCAGTACATCTGGCGGTAGCAGCACTTATGGATATAGCTCTAGCCATCGTGGTGGAAGTGTATCATCCACCGGCAGTTCCAGCAACACTGATTCAAGCACAAAGAGTGCAGGATCCAGTACATCCGGCGGTAGCAGCACTTACGGATATAGCTCCAGGCATCGTGGTGGACGCGTATCATCCACCGGCAGTTCCAGCACAACTGATGCAAGCTCAAACAGCGTAGGATCTAGTACATCCGGCGGTAGCAGCACTTATGGATACAGTTCCAACAGTCGTGATGGAAGTGTATCATCCACCGGCAGTTCCAGTAACACTGATTCAAACTCAAACAGCGCGGGATCCAGTACATCCGGTGGTAGCAGCACTTATGGATACAGTTCCAACAGTCGTGATGGAAGTGTATCATCCACCGGCAGTTCCAGTAACACTGATTCAAACTCAAACAGCGCGGGATCCAGTACATCCGGTGGTAGCAGCACTTATGGATACAGTTCCAACAGTCGTGATGGAAGTGTATCATCCACCGGCAGTTCCAGTAACACTGATGCAAGCACAGACCTTACAGGATCCAGTACATCCGGCGGTAGCAGCACTTATGGATACAGTTCCGACAGTCGTGATGGAAGTGTATCATCCACCGGCAGTTCCAGTAACACTGATGCAAGCACAGACCTGGCAGGATCCAGTACATCTGGCGGTAGCAGCACTTATGGATACAGTTCCGACTGTGGTGATGGAAGTGTATCATCCACCGGCAGTTCCAGTAACACTGATGCAAGCACAGACCTTGCAGGATCCAGTACATCCGGCGGTAGCAGCACTTATGGATACAGTTCCGACAGTCGTGATGGAAGTGTATCATCCACCGGCAGTTCCAGTAACACTGATGCAAGCACAGACCTTGCAGGATCCAGTACATCGGGCGGTAGCAGCACTTATGGATACAGTTCCAACAGTCGTGATGGAAGTGTATCATCCACCGGCAGTTCCAGTAACACTGATGCAAGCACAGACCTTACAGGATCCAGTACATCCGGCGGTAGCAGCACTTATGGATATAGCTCAAGCAATCGTGATGGAAGTGTATTGGCCACTGGCAGTTCCAGTAACACTGATGCAAGCACCACAGAAGAATCCACCACGTCCGCTGGTAGCAGCACTGAAGGATATAGTTCCAGTAGCCATGATGGAAGCGTAACATCCACCGACGGTTCCAGCACAAGTGGAGGAGCTTCTTCCAGCTCAG CGTCAACCGCCAAAAGCGACGCCGCGTCATCTGAAGACGGTTTCTGGTGGTGGAATAGAAGGAAATCAGGATCCGGTCACAAAAGCGCTACCGTACAGTCATCCACAACCGATAAGACGAGCACCGACAGTGCCAGCAGCACCGATTCCACCTCAAGCACGTCCGGGGCAAGCACAACCACTTCAGGCAGTTCTTCTACCTCGGGCGGTTCAAGTACATCGGACGCTTCCTCCACTTCGTCTAGTGTTTCCAGAAGTCATCGTTCAGGCGTGAACAGACTTTTACACAAGCCTGGTCAAGGAAAAATATGCCTTTGCTTCGAAAACATATTCGATATTCCTTACCATCTCCGTAAGAATATCGGTGTTTAA